One Diabrotica virgifera virgifera chromosome 3, PGI_DIABVI_V3a genomic window carries:
- the LOC126882487 gene encoding ribonuclease H-like, translating to MAFRNTSPHNSALKRPISVDKSEFFDMLEPLEINIPVYHENLLISKNTLSACIANLPDFLEIYTDASKQNDGTGCAFYIPSANIQEKFKLNSSTSIFSAEVIGIIKACEYIEKSKLKKIHLLSDSLSVLKCIANPINVVATDINPFIKELKLKIHKLRKSHYELKFTWVKAHIGLRGNEVVDSLAKESVTTGQYMENNLGAQEYLTISKRNFKEKWELHWKKILR from the coding sequence ATGGCTTTTAGAAATACCAGTCCTCATAATAGTGCTTTAAAAAGACCTATTTCGGTCGATAAATCTGAATTTTTTGATATGTTGGAACCACTAGAAATTAATATTCCCGTATACCATGAAAATTTGTTGATAAGTAAAAATACTTTAAGCGCTTGCATAGCAAATCTGCCAGATTTTCTGGAAATATATACTGACGCATCAAAACAAAATGACGGTACGGGGTGTGCATTCTATATACCATCAGCAAACATTCAAGAAAAATTCAAACTAAATAGCAGTACTTCCATTTTTTCTGCAGAAGTTATTGGTATTATTAAAGCCTGTGAGTATATCGAAAAAAGcaagttaaaaaaaatacatcTTTTGAGTGACTCCTTATCGGTTCTTAAATGCATCGCTAACCCAATTAATGTGGTGGCTACTGATATAAATCCTTTTATTAaagaactaaaattaaaaattcataaattaagAAAAAGTCACTACGAATTAAAATTCACTTGGGTAAAAGCTCATATAGGACTTCGTGGAAATGAAGTAGTAGATTCCTTAGCCAAAGAAAGCGTCACAACTGGACAGTATATGGAGAACAATTTAGGAGCTCAAGAATATTTAACGATATCTAAACgtaattttaaggaaaaatgggAATTGCACTGGAAAAAAATATTGCGGTAA